A window of the Roseiconus lacunae genome harbors these coding sequences:
- the gnd gene encoding decarboxylating NADP(+)-dependent phosphogluconate dehydrogenase — translation MSGDCDFGLIGLAVMGENLALNVESRGYKVAVYNRTTSKVDDLINGRAAGKNFVGTHSIEEFVKSVKRPRKLMMLVKAGPAVDAIIEQLLPHCEPGDIIIDGGNEYFEHTERRVKQVEEAGLLYVGCGVSGGEEGALKGPSLMPGGSADAWPHIKEMFQSIAAKVGPNDDIPCCEWLGSGGAGNYVKMVHNGIEYGDMQLICEAYQLLSELGGLSNEELYDVFEQWNDGELQSYLIEITRDIFSVKDDQGGDGFLVDKILDVAGAKGTGKWMSQLALDLGVPSTLVTTAVFARGLSAQKEARVRASEKLNGPAAASNPELQAIAKSLAGNKAELVEAVRQALYASKIVSYAQGFVQLQAASAEHGWGLDYGAAALLWRGGCIIRAQFLDRIKEAFDEDPNLENLLLNKYFEDAVENCQEKWRKVVALASVMGIPVPAFSTALCYYDGYRMARLPANLLQAQRDYFGAHTYQRTDKEGTFHTEWLDLRKAPKA, via the coding sequence ATGAGCGGCGATTGCGATTTTGGATTGATTGGCTTGGCGGTCATGGGCGAGAACCTGGCCCTGAACGTCGAAAGTCGCGGTTATAAGGTCGCTGTGTACAACCGAACCACCAGCAAGGTGGATGATTTGATCAACGGTCGCGCGGCAGGCAAGAACTTTGTCGGAACCCACTCGATCGAAGAGTTCGTCAAATCCGTCAAACGGCCACGGAAACTAATGATGCTGGTCAAAGCCGGCCCCGCCGTCGACGCGATCATCGAGCAGTTGTTGCCCCATTGTGAACCCGGCGACATCATCATCGATGGCGGCAATGAATACTTCGAACACACCGAACGTCGCGTCAAACAGGTCGAAGAAGCCGGCCTGCTGTATGTCGGCTGCGGTGTCAGTGGTGGCGAAGAAGGCGCCCTCAAAGGCCCCAGCTTGATGCCCGGCGGAAGCGCCGACGCATGGCCGCATATCAAAGAAATGTTCCAATCGATCGCCGCAAAGGTTGGTCCCAATGACGACATCCCCTGCTGCGAATGGCTGGGTAGTGGTGGTGCCGGTAACTACGTCAAAATGGTTCACAACGGCATCGAATACGGTGATATGCAGTTGATCTGCGAAGCCTACCAACTGCTGAGCGAACTTGGCGGCCTGAGCAACGAAGAACTGTACGACGTGTTCGAGCAGTGGAACGACGGTGAACTGCAGAGCTACCTGATCGAGATCACCCGTGACATCTTCAGCGTCAAGGACGATCAAGGCGGCGACGGATTCCTGGTCGACAAAATTCTTGACGTCGCCGGCGCGAAGGGCACCGGGAAATGGATGAGCCAACTGGCACTCGACTTGGGTGTCCCGAGCACCCTGGTCACCACCGCCGTCTTCGCCCGCGGTTTGTCGGCTCAAAAGGAAGCCCGTGTTCGCGCCAGTGAGAAACTCAACGGCCCCGCTGCTGCCTCCAACCCCGAACTGCAAGCGATCGCCAAGTCGCTCGCCGGCAACAAAGCTGAACTCGTTGAAGCGGTTCGTCAGGCACTCTATGCTTCGAAAATCGTTTCCTACGCTCAAGGTTTCGTGCAGCTACAAGCCGCATCAGCCGAACACGGTTGGGGACTTGACTACGGTGCGGCCGCATTGCTGTGGCGTGGTGGCTGCATCATCCGCGCCCAGTTCCTCGATCGGATCAAAGAAGCATTTGACGAAGATCCGAACTTGGAAAACTTGTTGCTCAACAAGTACTTCGAGGACGCCGTGGAAAACTGCCAGGAGAAATGGCGCAAAGTCGTGGCGTTGGCATCGGTCATGGGAATCCCCGTTCCGGCGTTCAGCACCGCGTTGTGCTACTACGACGGTTATCGGATGGCACGCT